From the genome of Lasioglossum baleicum chromosome 13, iyLasBale1, whole genome shotgun sequence, one region includes:
- the LOC143214830 gene encoding protein LSM12, translating to MAGANDCFSIGSTVACKTCYKEEIEGEVLAFDPQTKMLILKCPSSSGAPTLNDVHIVNLSLVSEVQVKREVSPTTSEPPQSLNLQKLNRRVRNQIEEKKKLVMALQAGVSPEGQKLFSTISKTIPEITWNGTNIVVFDNVTIKPPYKVDNVHGNTESGAYKHVKKVVEKHIKDTEASAQAQQREQQQQQKQKGGAMQ from the exons ATGGCCGGCGCCAACGATTGTTTCAGCATTGGGAGTACGGTGGCCTGTAAAACTTGTTACAAGGAGGAGATCGAAGGCGAGGTGTTGGCATTCGATCCACAAACTAAAATGTTGATACTGA aatgtccttcGTCGAGCGGGGCACCCACGTTAAACGACGTTCACATAGTAAATTTATCCTTGGTATCTGAGGTCCAAGTAAAACGGGAAGTTAGCCCTACAACTAGCGAACCACCACAAAGCCTTAATTTGCAAAAATTAAACAGAAGAGTACGTAATCAAAtcgaagagaaaaagaaactgGTAATGGCTCTGCAGGCCGGAGTATCTCCAGAAGGACAGAAACTCTTCAGTACTATATCAAAGACAATTCCGGAAATCACGTGGAACGGAACGAATATCGTTGTATTTGACAATGTGACGATTAAACCCCCATACAAAGTTGACAATGTGCATGGTAACACAGAATCTGGAGCATACAAGCATGTAAAAAAAGTG GTCGAAAAACATATTAAAGACACAGAGGCATCGGCGCAAGCGCAACAGCGggaacagcagcaacaacaaaagCAAAAAGGAGGTGCTATGCAATAA